The DNA sequence AGTCTTGGGTATGGCATACAAATGCTTTTGCACATGTATCCCATTATGACTGCCAGGCAACCACTCAGTGAATGTTTTCACGTGTACAGATGTTACTACCACTGACATAGTACTGGTACTGGTAATTTACTCTATAATGTACTGTAACTTCCTTGAGTTTaaaagtatactgtcacctgttccaattttgccacaggtaccatggaaagagaaaatctaatcaatcacagattttacgcggctggctgctttttaaaaacagcgccctcacatgggcattttgaatactgaGGAcccccctttgaccatatatgggcatatttagattacaggtgactttaTACCTTTGATGAGGAGTCATAACTACTATGAGCTATTTTGAATGAATTATTCCATTGTCAATTTTAGATTTCATTTGAGATGTCATCTTGGTTATTAGATGAATCTGTTCCCTGTCAGTGGGAATATTTACAACATACGACTTTCTATTTGCAACTATTGATGTGTAGGCCTGCTAGCAGGAGTCTTGGTGATGTCAGTCCAAGGCAAAGAAACTGCAACCGTTGGTGTGAGCTATCATTACAACATCATGAGACGTGATTTCTTCAATCCAAGTAAGCACACCCTGTTTTATCTTGAAAGGTTTTAATTCCATTACCTGTATCCATGTACAATGAATCCATACTCCATATCATTGGtttcatacatacaagtttccAACTAATTCACTTATCTTCTTAAGCCCACAAAAAAAGTCAGTGCTCTGAGTGCCTGTTTTTCAAGCATCTCCCCGTCATGGAATAAGTATGTGTTTCGTAACTTCCATGTTGCTATTATCCGTGGTTTGTCCGCACTGTTTGTAACTAAGATCCTCAAAGTCTTTTTAAGAGAGTTCAGCGACTACAAGTAATAACTTTGAGTATTCCTTCCCTTGTTCATCTGCAGTACCAAGTAACTCAATTTACTTCAAATGCAGCCTGTCTGGCAAACCAGGACTTCCACAATGGTTAAAATACACACAAAAGACTGCCACCATGGACACTGCATATCTGTATGGTACCCCAACTGAAGCTGATGTCGGTAAAGTCTCTATTGAGGTCAGTATAAAATTCAACTTCTGAATGATTTTCTGTGAATGAACATGTGTgcatgattgtttgtttgtgtttattttgtcaatcaaaacaaacatatttttatttgtttaaattgaATGATGGCGCTCTTTGTGAAACAACTTCCAGGCACTGAAGAAATGACATGCAAAGCTGAAGAAAAATCTTCAGCtccagtaactgtaactttttcagtattttcaatcTGTACATCACCAACATTAACATGGTTTAAAGCATGTTAAAACACCCACTACATTTGATTGTCAACTTTGTGTATGAGTCCAAGGTGAATTATTATTGTTGGCTATTGAttttaaatgtcaacaacaCTGCTGCACCAAATCTTCTGTACTCTCTGTGTTCACAAGTGGAATCACAATACTCTGTATTTTCTCTGTATGGCCTGATAAACTATGATCTACCACAATGATtagaacaaaatatttcaaacaatgttaggACTAAATATTATTAGGACTGTGTATATCACCTAATTCTCAGTTTCCTAAatatttgtattcatttatgcaaagtatattaatgagcattgtttgagtatgcaaatcaacttatttgtgtcattatcattgcaaaaaGTGAGCATTTTGTACAGTATATTCACAAATGCTTGTCTGGATGATCAGACACTATCGAAAATCAAAAGTCATCAACCTGTTGAGATTCAATTGTGAAATCTGTAGTTGGTTTGCCTTTTATGTCACTGTTATGTTGTGATAGGAAATTTCCCCCAATTTTCCACTTCAAGCAAAGCAATATAGCACCATGTGTATTCTTTCACAGATTGTGGCCTTTGACTCCGAAAGTTACGAAACGCAAAAGCAGGTGATGACAATAACTGTCATGGCAAATGAAAGTAAGTGGAAATATTTCCATCATTCtagattttgaataaatttacgGTCATGTTCATGATCTGCTAAGTGACACACCAATAACCAATGATGTAAATATGCGTGTGTGAAGTGGCTTTGAGCAACATAGCAACATGTTGAACTTGCAGCCTAGCATTTGGAATCACTCGCCAataacctttaaccctttcctgccaagtcggtgaaaatccgcttgaaattcggtgagccagaatctaagcactggtgaccgttattctaccaaccggtggaaatcgggccctttttgggtaccccctttcctgccaagtcgacggcactacgtttggctatcccctgtgcgtttaggggtcatctgaggagaggttttctgacaaggaacgccttttcccctcgaaatgggttcgcagggagtcgatagacagggaaaggtgcagaaacctgtccgccagtccccacacccgaggggggctggttttttttaccgctttttagcggacttggcaggatagcatggtgacgttttctggcggagttggacgtacttggctgcctggcactatagagattgctgccgaacttgaccaactcggcaatgctaatctagaaggctacctcttgcaaacgacttggcagatatgccgatggtgcgagacgaaagtcacttattcagttgtgcgtgactgaaaatgagaacgtatttttgacgggacggctcgacttgttcctccgatggaacggatatgaacgactcggaaataccattacaaactggtgtccgacgtactaagctgggcttcagctctgcaagttcaagccaggcaacgtctttcaccgccttggccgtgccattcaatggacgtcgCTTTggagtttttatttattccatcgtccagtattggctctggtttgcaggcaaacgtatcctcttgccgacgcattggtaactacgtacgctgtttgtgtacagagaattcaaaaggtgacataaggtcaatgctacgggataccgcctgcagttagcaggggctgcttttgttatgcaaaccagctagcagtacaatatggctgccaggcatgtggacacgtcgatggctagaacaatggaagcatattgcgttgcacccgtgcatcgcaaaagtgaactgaagacttgggtgtagtgactggttatcactggttagctgcagcccaagccatgtcggtacaaacccgtacctgactgagcaccactcgattaagtcagtaatgaacggtaacactcataaaccaactcccaactgagctggctaaactacgtggagctgtgcttcaatggctctgccaatgtcgttaatacaacggcaaaaacgtagtttttgtgctacactgccaagtcgttgaaggtacatattcaattgaccctaccctggggaaacaggacaggtttgccggtgctgctgcacccctagcacgacctcagggtctctgactaacagacgagtgaggtgatgtttgtgcctagcggacgtgcctaatactgaaggagttttttccgaaaaataaacatgaaacggcaataaaatgacgcactcccaggggcaacaaagccggtgacctcaatttttttctgcagtaacccttgagctccttcccctgtctacgggcatgtagaaattatcgaagtctaacacgtgtaagtacggctaaaacaaccctgaaaatgggcgatttctgccaaaatgcctggcaggataacatgcaggagagccaatcttttgcaggcacatattatggggcggtttctactgacttggcaggataacggacaagggtgctcggcaggaaaagggttaaaggtagaGAGGTGGAATCATGTGAACAAGACATGTTGAacttatatgtacatgtagccGAGGAAGATTTAGGGGTTCTCTTCTAAAAATGTATGGAGCAAAGTAAAACCCAAGCCACCTTGACTGTAAATTAGATATATTTGAATGGTTATCATCGGATGTTGATGtaaaataaatgtatcaaattttatgaCTTAATCTTATGTATCTGACATCTGATGTGTGGAAACAGTGAAATTTTCTGTCAGTTGCTATCAGGCAATGGCACATATGTAAATCTTCCATCAGCAAGTCCTTCCAGTGAAATtgtcagcgacaaggtgcattgAGATTTAGATAAAATTGACCAActgtaaatgaaataaatgatttATTAATTTGATTTGTAGATCCAGATACTCACATCGTCACTGTCAATGTCACCAACAAAGACGTGGAAGATATGTACACATATGATTCTGCTGCAAATACGCAGTCTACCAACGCGCTTCTCAGTGCTGTGAAATCTATATGGCCACAAGCTGAAGACTTGACATTGGTCAGTCTAGTGTCATCCCTTGATGCAGGGGGTAGGGTACCTATTCCTGGACAACCAGCAGGGTAAGTGTGATGACTGTGACCACCATTGCTTGTTgcttttgtgttcatttggtcgaGGTGTGTGCCCCCCTGTGACTCAAAATCACCAATTGATGAACTAATTGATATGCATTCAGAAGAAGTATGCACCCCCTGTTAATTCCACTTATCATACTGTTTTTGTGACGAAGGTTTGACTTGATAGGTAGTCTTTCAATCATGTATATTGTAGGATCTTCATAATCTTACAATCAGCAGCAATTTGATAACTGAGTAGTGTAATTGAAATCATGGGAGAAGACATGTGCAAACTTTGTGGGGTTTTACCAGATATCTGCACAAGAAACCGGTGCAGAAATGTACAGTGTGTTTGCTAAGTTTAGGGAATGCAGGTATATGCTTTGGAACAGGGAAGAATTTCTGATATCCCTTTTATAAAATTGTATTGATAAACTTAGGGGAACATCAGTAACATGATTTGAAAACCCCAGTAGAATTTACCGGGGTACCGACCTTAACAAAAACAATGTTGTAAAGTGTGGATGATATCCTCAATGCATGATGCAAATCAATGCATGATGTTTCAGCTAAACTTGTGAATACATTCATCAGTTTGCAAAAATCTACAATTGTTGATTGTGTCTCATCTTTTATAGAGTCGTGGTCCAAGTTGGTTCAGTGACACCATTTTCTGACACCATTGAGGCTGCAGCAGCGAACCCTTGTCAGGCTGACTTCATGGAGTTCAAGGACAAAGGATTTACTGTGGATTGGTGCTACTTTAAAGCTGTAAGTTATGTAAATTTTCTTATTTCAAGAAGTGTATTCTGAGGATTGCTGGATTAATGCACAGATaaactttttttgttttcaatcatTGTTATCCTTGGTAAAATACATTGCATTCAAGTGTCATAATGAAGGAAAACCCATGCTATACACTTTATGAGCCCCCAAGATTATCAATATTTCACATGTCCTGAGTATATTCCCTATGATTGAAGAAATCTATGATCCTTACAGTGAAGGAAGAACATGGAAGTGTTCAGGCACTGACAGTGAAAATATGTATTTAGGGATGTAGAAATATTTGGATActggtggcaaaaataaaagcgCAGGCAATTACAAGTAGTATTATGTGCACattaagtttgtgcaaaatgtcctgattttttattaaaactaaattttcacagccggcaaattttagctgacagccaGTTGTTTTTGCTGGCTGCCAgcaattttctacatccctatGTATAGTGTGTAGTGAAAAGTAACAACATTTGCAAGCATTTGTATTTACAATGATAGTATATTACTTATTACcgttaaagtcattttaattttataagACGCATCTGCATTATAAGTCGCACCTTCCTTTGATTGACTTGAGTAGGATGAAAtccttaaattttaaaaaatggtaAACATATGCATTATAAGTCGCACCCCTATTCCAGCACAGCTGTCACACTACCAGCCACCATTGAGGTCGGCTTtattcatcaaaagttgaaactttgttgtTCCTTGGGgttcaataaaattgtttcACTTCACATATTTCTTAACCATGGGCAACTACATCCTCCAAAAGAGAACTACAATAAGCAAACTTTTCTTTTAATTATCTTTTAAAGTTATTTATTCAATAAAGGCAAACTTCTATCAGTAGCCCCCCTACtccttgaaaaaaaataatctgagaatttccATGTTATTAGTGGCACGCCTCCTTTAAAAATGCAAAAGGTACATATTATAAGTCGCACCCCATCTCTTGAGAAATAATTCTGgttcaaaatttgcaacatcataataaaagacgcgtcttataaaatgactttaacGGTAAGTCAAATAGCACACAGAAGTGTGTTTCAATGTGCTGCCTCACATGTTATGAGGCTGTGATCTTCGTGTCGAAAAATTAAGCTTCACTCTCCACGTCATGTTTTCCATCTGTAGATGGTGAAGGAAGAAGGAGATGGTGGAGATGGCGATAAGCTGCCACCCCTCGTCCTTGGAGATGTGTACATCGCGCCGGCTTTGACGTCAGGAACGCGTGACCTCACAACGGAGTTCATCCTCATTGTCATAGTGCCACTTGTCCTAGCGATTATCCTGGCTCTACTGCTGAGTTACATCATGTGTGCACGCAGAGAAGGAGTGTAAGGGGCCATTACAGATATTTATAACACGTCTTTTCACCTAGGAGATCACAATGTCTTTGCTCCCGATATCAAGTTCGGCTGAAGAATTGGCATCATTAGACACATAATTAGAAACCAGGATAGGCGTATGCCATTGCATAAAAGTTTGAGTGTAAGGTGTGCAATAAATTGAATTGAAGATACTTGAGGTTTTAGAGTTGAGATATTCATCAAATGTACAATTTTGCTGTGTTAATGTTCCCATTAATACTGTAAATTAGATAGGCTGTCTTTTGTACAATAATAGCCATGAATCTCACTTTTAAGGTTACAAaatatttcctgtttttgtctcttttgaCAGATTGAAGAGAGATGCTGTAACACCAACGTAAGAACCAGTTTTGAAgttttctttttatccaaacTCTGTCCCGACTTGAGATTTTTATTTAGTAGTCACACAGCTTGGTGCATTTGAAACACTTAAGTATAATTGAGACAACAATATATCACAAAATATCGGCAGAAAGTGATTTTGTTCTTGGTTTGACTGGTGTTAGGTCGTGGGATTCGGTCCTTTGAGGGCACTCCGGGTTGAGTCAGAGGTGttagagcgccctcacatgacTGAATCTTGCAGTGCAGACAGGTGACTGTACACCATCATATCCAAGATTTCAACAGAATGTAGCTGATCTTTGAACGACTTCAATCTATCTGTTGCATGTTAATGTACATGGAGCTATTTGCAGAGAGTTACTGGTGCTTACTGAGTGCATAATGCAAGATAAGTCAAGGCCCTATCCACCATTAACACTGAGATATTATCAgtagatttgttttatgtaAGCAACTCTCGGCAATACACTCTGTATGTGCAATTCAAATGTGACATGCTAGTGCAATGATTTTCACGTTGAGATGTTTTATAAATGTTGATGCCCAAGATATTGTCTCATAAGCGAttattttgcatgtatatttgaagttaaTTTATTAACATCCACAAACATAACTCTTACTTCATGTCCACAGCACACAGCTTACTCATCATGCTCATATCAGACAAGCATCAAAGGACCTGAGAGATATGTCC is a window from the Ptychodera flava strain L36383 chromosome 11, AS_Pfla_20210202, whole genome shotgun sequence genome containing:
- the LOC139143391 gene encoding alpha-sarcoglycan-like isoform X2; translated protein: MAYGVPSAILLGLLAGVLVMSVQGKETATVGVSYHYNIMRRDFFNPIPSNSIYFKCSLSGKPGLPQWLKYTQKTATMDTAYLYGTPTEADVGKVSIEIVAFDSESYETQKQVMTITVMANENPDTHIVTVNVTNKDVEDMYTYDSAANTQSTNALLSAVKSIWPQAEDLTLVSLVSSLDAGGRVPIPGQPAGVVVQVGSVTPFSDTIEAAAANPCQADFMEFKDKGFTVDWCYFKAMVKEEGDGGDGDKLPPLVLGDVYIAPALTSGTRDLTTEFILIVIVPLVLAIILALLLSYIMCARREGVLKRDAVTPTTQLTHHAHIRQASKDLRDMSMRREGAQPLSTLPAFRLSPTPRGRGGRGAEPGTPPRDRDGPIDEQPMTSTPQPRGSAPPPYRLPPTFPAQEETSFINQPDEASGERRASEPAALQGKRDRSTQFPLTSI
- the LOC139143391 gene encoding alpha-sarcoglycan-like isoform X1 encodes the protein MAYGVPSAILLGLLAGVLVMSVQGKETATVGVSYHYNIMRRDFFNPIPSNSIYFKCSLSGKPGLPQWLKYTQKTATMDTAYLYGTPTEADVGKVSIEIVAFDSESYETQKQVMTITVMANENPDTHIVTVNVTNKDVEDMYTYDSAANTQSTNALLSAVKSIWPQAEDLTLVSLVSSLDAGGRVPIPGQPAGVVVQVGSVTPFSDTIEAAAANPCQADFMEFKDKGFTVDWCYFKAMVKEEGDGGDGDKLPPLVLGDVYIAPALTSGTRDLTTEFILIVIVPLVLAIILALLLSYIMCARREGVLKRDAVTPTTQLTHHAHIRQASKDLRDMSMRREGAQPLSTLPAFRLSPTPRGRGGRGAEPGTPPRDRDGPIDEQPMTSTPQPRGSAPPPYRLPPTFPAQEETSFINQPDEASGERRASEPAALQDDDTNGATPALAHRPPPFMRGSGDQMYSSQPGSEERLGASGSKHTIPDTVKEYDEHDDKESLVQREYLT